In one Bombina bombina isolate aBomBom1 unplaced genomic scaffold, aBomBom1.pri scaffold_545, whole genome shotgun sequence genomic region, the following are encoded:
- the LOC128643588 gene encoding nanos homolog 2-like, protein MDFQVWKDYFQLATLVQEMATEQRKKHAKQSCHGKSMFFLPDGPSKSSNKNLSYTEVLKTNLPHITSSCCEAILPEEWCNFCKHNGESSTIYISHSLKNHEGIVEYPVLRNYVCPLCVITGDSAHTLKYCPLNQEKHFIYRKCGRNSAGGKYKQ, encoded by the coding sequence ATGGACTTCCAGGTATGGAAAGACTATTTTCAGCTAGCCACATTGGTCCAGGAAATGGCTACTGAGCAAAGGAAGAAGCATGCAAAGCAATCTTGCCATGGAAAAAGCATGTTCTTTTTACCAGATGGACCATCAAAGAGCAGCAACAAGAATCTCAGTTACACTGAAGTTCTCAAAACCAACCTACCCCACATAACAAGCTCCTGTTGTGAAGCTATTTTGCCAGAGGAGTGGTGCAACTTTTGCAAGCATAATGGAGAATCTAGCACAATCTACATATCTCACTCCCTGAAGAACCATGAGGGTATCGTTGAGTACCCAGTCCTGCGCAATTATGTTTGCCCACTGTGTGTTATTACCGGTGATTCTGCTCACACGCTGAAATACTGCCCTCTGAACCAGGAGAAGCACTTCATTTACAGAAAGTGTGGACGCAATTCCGCCGGAGGGAAATACAAGCAATAA